The Cucumis melo cultivar AY chromosome 9, USDA_Cmelo_AY_1.0, whole genome shotgun sequence genome includes the window AGCCTTGGAAGCTCATTGATTATTAACGAACCTTTTAAATTACAATATCTATATTAAGTAACATTATGATTGAACTTGTAATTTAACTACTTGATAATATGAACAAAAGTTCTTCGAGGTGCATACTTCTATTTGTCTTATTAAAGTATATGTTTGTCAATGATGAGAGTAGGAGATTTGAACTGATTGAGATCACTCTTTGCATATCAATACATCAGTCATGTGGATTCATTCTACCACTAATTGATTGATTTAATCTCATGGCATGAGTGACTATAAATTTTGAAGCTAACACCAgacatatatgtaatatatatCAACTTACATTGATTCTAATTGAAATTTGTACAAATTGAgcctattgtatcaatctagaTTTCCTTAGCTCCAATAAGTAAATATTATTGAAGCAGAAGGATAAcaaagaaatagaaaagaaaCTAAAACACTTCTACCAAACATGTTTCTTCCAAGTTCCAAACATAACTAGCAATTCATCTTCCACTCCTGAGAGATAGCTTGTTGTAGAGATCTAAAACTTTTTTGGAAATTTTGGAACCCCATAAACCAGAAATCAAAATTATCCACTGTTACTATTTCCAAGTACTTCTGTGAAGGCTTCATCACATTCTTACTCTGGTTCACTCTCTCTATCCTCCCCACAGGAATCACCACCTGTGTCAACATATCATAAACAGTTTAGAGTCGTTACCTTTTTTAATCTAAGACGAGAGGTTTGAGAGATATACGAGTGAGTGATAGGTTGTTACCTTGTAATGAAATCTTAGGAGCTCTCCAGTTGGGGAAGAGAGTTTGAGGGACTTGTCACTGCAAAAGGCAAGTTTGTGTGTTGATATGAAGAGAAGACCTGCAAGAGGTCCTGTTGTGGTTGACAAATGGCATTGACAAGCCTTCAATAGTTTCTCTCCTTCTCTTACACTAAATAACTGCTTGTAAACTTTCCTCAACCCACCAACTTGAAGAATCTTTGCTCCCAAATTCAACTTTCCCTTCACTGTTTCTCTGATCTTTTGTCCTAATCTCACTGCAACTTAACCAATCAAACAATGCAAACATAAGTTCATGGTCTCAATAATTTGATTTAAGAGCAATCAATATTGAGTTGTTTAATGATATGTTGAATAATCTTTGGATTTGATTTGATATTAAAGAATCTTAAATTGTCTCTATAAGTTTCATCTGCCTCATTAACAAGTAAGAGTTGCCTATCATGATACTCACTCAAACTCGATATTTGCATAGATCATTTGATAACTTTTCTTGAATAAAAGATGATCTAACGCTCTAATGCTCTGAACGATTATTGTTAATGACAATAAACTTCTCTATCACTAACATAATTGTATCATTTTCTAGAGATGTTTTCAAGTATATACTCAATAAGTTTTCTGCAGAGACTAATGTCTAATTTAAATTACCATGTTCTCTAACTCCTTGTGCAAAACTCCCAACCATGCTCCTCCTGCTAACAACTGTATCCTCTCTACCTgcaaacatttataaaattctCTCTATTCAGTCACCATCTTCCCTCACTGCAAATGTCAGATAGACATCTAAAGAAGCAAAGTAAAAGAAAAGTAGAAGTTTTACATTGTTTTGTCGCCCGGGGTTCGACATCAGGAGATTGGCAACCAACTGGAGCAGGCAACAGTCTCTTCAACGACTTCTCAACTGGCCG containing:
- the LOC103502800 gene encoding GEM-like protein 4 isoform X2; the encoded protein is MEVRMAREVARIPVGSTTLRPVEKSLKRLLPAPVGCQSPDVEPRATKQCREDTVVSRRSMVGSFAQGVREHVRLGQKIRETVKGKLNLGAKILQVGGLRKVYKQLFSVREGEKLLKACQCHLSTTTGPLAGLLFISTHKLAFCSDKSLKLSSPTGELLRFHYKVVIPVGRIERVNQSKNVMKPSQKYLEIVTVDNFDFWFMGFQNFQKSFRSLQQAISQEWKMNC
- the LOC103502800 gene encoding GEM-like protein 4 isoform X1, whose protein sequence is MEVRMAREVARIPVGSTTLRPVEKSLKRLLPAPVGCQSPDVEPRATKQCREDTVVSRRSMVGSFAQGVREHVAVRLGQKIRETVKGKLNLGAKILQVGGLRKVYKQLFSVREGEKLLKACQCHLSTTTGPLAGLLFISTHKLAFCSDKSLKLSSPTGELLRFHYKVVIPVGRIERVNQSKNVMKPSQKYLEIVTVDNFDFWFMGFQNFQKSFRSLQQAISQEWKMNC